From a region of the Halolamina sp. CBA1230 genome:
- the hemE gene encoding uroporphyrinogen decarboxylase — protein sequence MTDPLLVRAARGERTERPPVWLMRQAGRHLPEYRELREEYSFREAIETPEIAEEITLQPYERYGVDGVVMFSDILTCLEPLGFDYHIESGVGPVIENPVEGPEDVARRRGDVREELGFVADLLDRLSESVADEDAVLGFAGGPFTLASYVVAGGPDRGRKEVRKFRARHPDAFLELMERFTDVVAEYLRMQADHGADAVQLFDTYAGVLPPADYQEYVLPLHREIVESIDLPAIEFVRNMGGRLESLEATGADAVALDWTVDMATARAELGDMPVQGNLDPSLLYADEATIRERTAEIVEAAGPEGHILNLGHGVNRDTPIEGVEAFVETARNWEWK from the coding sequence ATGACCGACCCCCTTCTCGTCCGTGCCGCCAGAGGTGAGCGCACCGAGCGCCCGCCGGTCTGGCTGATGCGGCAGGCTGGCCGTCACTTGCCCGAGTACCGCGAGCTCCGCGAGGAGTACTCGTTCCGCGAGGCGATCGAGACCCCCGAGATCGCCGAGGAGATCACCCTCCAACCCTACGAGCGCTACGGCGTCGACGGCGTGGTGATGTTCTCGGACATCCTCACCTGCCTCGAACCGCTCGGCTTCGACTACCACATCGAGTCCGGCGTCGGCCCCGTGATCGAGAACCCCGTTGAGGGGCCCGAGGACGTGGCCCGGCGGCGCGGCGACGTGCGCGAGGAGTTGGGGTTCGTCGCGGACCTGCTCGACCGCCTGAGCGAGAGCGTCGCCGACGAGGACGCCGTGCTGGGGTTCGCGGGCGGCCCGTTCACGCTCGCCTCCTACGTCGTCGCCGGCGGCCCCGACCGCGGGCGCAAGGAGGTCCGGAAGTTCCGCGCGCGCCACCCCGACGCGTTCCTCGAACTGATGGAGCGCTTCACGGACGTCGTCGCCGAGTACCTGCGGATGCAGGCCGACCACGGCGCCGACGCGGTCCAGCTGTTCGACACCTACGCGGGAGTGCTCCCGCCCGCTGACTACCAGGAGTACGTCCTCCCGCTCCACCGCGAGATCGTCGAGAGCATCGACCTGCCGGCGATCGAGTTCGTGCGCAACATGGGCGGGCGACTGGAGAGTCTGGAAGCCACCGGTGCCGACGCGGTCGCGCTCGACTGGACGGTCGATATGGCCACCGCGCGCGCAGAACTGGGCGACATGCCCGTGCAGGGGAACCTCGACCCGTCGTTGCTGTACGCCGACGAAGCCACGATCCGGGAGCGGACCGCGGAGATCGTCGAGGCTGCCGGCCCCGAAGGCCACATCCTGAACCTCGGTCACGGCGTGAACCGCGACACGCCGATCGAGGGGGTCGAGGCGTTCGTCGAGACGGCACGGAACTGGGAGTGGAAGTAG